In Vigna unguiculata cultivar IT97K-499-35 chromosome 3, ASM411807v1, whole genome shotgun sequence, a single genomic region encodes these proteins:
- the LOC114177909 gene encoding uncharacterized protein LOC114177909, with translation MPSSDHRRLRHAVVAWMVIALLGCEVGEALKVPFRVNDVLPVLPRQISWPVLNNLHSAVDLLPYFVGSLTPSNASIKWKGACFYDNTAKIELTPASHGAVLYVKTEAAHSWTCMDLYVFATPYRVTWDYYFASREHTLKFDSWEEPAELEYVKQHGVSVFLMPSGMLGTLLSLIDVLPLFSNTGWGQNANLDFLKKHMGATFEKRSQPWRTYIDPADVHSGDFLAVSKIRGRWGGFETLEKWVTGSFAGHTAVCLKDELGNLWVGESGHENEKGEEIIVVIPWEEWWELALKDNSNPQIALLPLHPDIRAKFNNTAAWEYARSMSGKPYGYHNMIFSWIDTVADNYPPPLDAHLVISVMSMWTRLQPAYSANMWNEALNKRLGTEGLDLHDIIVETEKRGIPFDELLTIPERDEWEYSDGKSTTCVAFILSMYKEAGVFGPISSSIQVTEFTIRDAYMLRIFEDNQTRIPRWCNNENDKLPFCQILGEYRMELPGYNTLDPYANMNEYCPSLPPIYDRPSRC, from the exons ATGCCTTCCTCTGATCATCGCCGCCTGCGACACGCGGTGGTGGCATGGATGGTAATAGCGTTGTTGGGCTGCGAAGTGGGAGAGGCTTTGAAGGTGCCGTTTAGAGTCAACGACGTGCTTCCGGTGCTGCCACGCCAGATTTCGTGGCCAGTTCTGAACAATCTTCACAGTGCCGTTGACCTGCTCCCTTATTTCGTTGGCTCCCTCACTCCCTCCAATGCCTCCATCAAGTGGAAAGGGGCTTGCTTTTATGACAATACCGCCAAGATTGAACTCACCCCCGCTTCTCATGGTGCTGTTCTCTACGTCAAG ACAGAGGCTGCACATAGCTGGACCTGCATGGATCTGTATGTTTTTGCAACCCCCTACAGGGTTACGTGGGACTACTACTTCGCTTCGAGGGAACATACGTTGAAGTTTGATTCCTGGGAAGAGCCTGCAGAATTGGAATAT GTGAAGCAGCATGGGGTATCTGTCTTTCTCATGCCATCTGGGATGCTGGGAACACTGCTTTCTCTGATTGACGTTTTACCTCTGTTCTCGAACACTGGTTGGGGTCAGAATGCCAACCTGGATTTCCTGAAGAAGCACATGGGGGCTACATTTGAGAAACGCAGCCAACCTTGGCGTACATATATAGATCCTGCAGATGTTCATTCTGGAGACTTCTTAGCGGTGTCAAAGATCCGGGGTAGGTGGGGAGGTTTTGAGACGTTAGAAAAGTGGGTGACTGGTTCATTTGCTGGTCATACTGCAGTTTGCTTGAAGGATGAATTGGGGAATTTATGGGTTGGTGAATCAGGGCATGAGAATGAAAAG GGTGAAGAAATTATAGTGGTAATTCCTTGGGAAGAATGGTGGGAATTGGCTCTTAAAGATAATTCCAATCCACAGATAGCCTTGCTTCCCCTGCATCCGGATATACGGGCAAAGTTTAACAACACTGCAGCATGGGAGTATGCCCGGAGCATGTCTGGCAAGCCTTATGGTTATCACAATATGATATTCAGTTGGATTGACACTGTAGCGGACAACTATCCTCCACCTCTCGATGCTCACTTG GTAATTTCTGTCATGTCTATGTGGACTAGATTGCAGCCAGCATATTCTGCTAATATGTGGAATGAAGCATTGAATAAGCGGTTAGGGACTGAG GGTTTGGATTTGCATGATATCATAGTTGAGACTGAGAAGCGTGGGATACCTTTCGATGAACTACTCACTATTCCTGAACGAGATGAATGGGAATACAGTGATGGGAAGTCAACAACTTGTGTTGCATTTATCCTATCAATGTATAAAGAAGCTGGAGTTTTTGGTCCCATATCTAGTTCCATTCAAGTAACTGAGTTCACA ATTCGTGATGCATACATGCTCAGAATTTTCGAGGACAACCAAACACGCATACCAAGATGGTGCAACAATGAGAATGACAAGCTTCCATTCTGCCAGATTCTTGGTGAATATAGGATGGAACTGCCTGGCTACAACACCTTGGATCCATATGCCAACATGAATGAGTACTGCCCTTCTCTTCCTCCAATTTATGATAGGCCTTCTCGATGTTAG